Genomic DNA from Nyctibius grandis isolate bNycGra1 chromosome Z, bNycGra1.pri, whole genome shotgun sequence:
TCTCATAAGTCGGTTAATTTATTTCATagtgttttcttctggcttttctgAATTAGCACATTATTGCAAAGTTTGCGTGTCTACCAGTtttatacatgtgtgtgtgcacagacaCAGATATTCTCTGTGTACACCAACATAAAATGCAGTAGAACTGAAGTCCTGGAAGGTCTTactataaattttttttagatgtcACATAAGCCTTGAACTTTTTTACATATTTCGTACTGGTTTAGAAAGATATAAATGCCCCTTTTGCAGTGTgagggcaggaaaaaaccctgaaatggctcattttgttctgttctcttttttttgtggtgtagGCAAGCTTGATATCAACAACACAAAGGATTTGTATCGGGATCTGGTTTCTGTTTTTGACAAGCTCATTTTACCAACCCATGCTTCGTGTCATGTACAGTATTTCATGTTTTACATCTGTAGCTTTAAATTGGTGAGtagaatgtgtttttaaaatgcagtgtcTTCTGTCATTTCTGCGTCCttgttctggcttttttttttacaaaaaatagttgttttctgctgtaattCTAGTATTACCTTCCATTTGTCTGAAGGTAGTACATCATGAATCATTAgtgtctttgctttctcttccttctctgtaaCTCCTTTCttcaagtttttctttatgTGGTTGCTCTTCCCGTCTTGTACATAAACTGCAAACAGATGGAATCTAAGCTAGTGTGAAGGAACTTAGTTAACGGACCTCTTTTACAAGAATCAGTTGGACTCTTGAACCTGAGACACAGTGCTCCGGCAAGTTCCTTCAGCATTCCAAAACTATTTTGAACATACTGTTTGTGTTAGCTTTTCAATTTGAAATTGGTGTCTGCTCTTTGTTCCCCCTCTCCCTGTTGTCCCATCTCTGTCAAGCAAACTTTCTCTTACCatataaaaataagaacatgCATACTTTTTGCGTAAGAGTAGCTAAAGATCCAGTTAAACTAGTGGCTTGTCTGTGACAGTGGTGAATAGTGGATGTGTTGGAAAGAATATCAGAATGGGGCAAGCATGTTATGATGCTTTGCTAGAATACCCTCTCAGCGTCCAGCAATAGTCTGGTAACTTCCTGAGCTGAAGTGTTGTTCTTTCATGGTAACAGCCCATGACGGACAAATTCAAGGAGGAAATATCTCATGATGTTATGCTTTTTGTACTGATGTGAATTTTTGGAATCATGAGCTCTGTGGCAAAAAGTTCAACAATATAACAATTTAAGGTGAAGAATCACTTTTGTTTCTCTAATTTCAGcttcctgctgttttccttGAATGTCCCTGACCTATTCTGCTACAAGGGACAGTGAACAGTCACTTCATGTTTACCTTCTTACCgctcttgtttttaaatgcttctcttGTATCTATTCCTGACTTTTTCCCAGACTTTTGGTTCTATTTACATTTTACAACTAAAtatagaaaaagacaaagaaaagagtGCTCTTCTGTCATGTGTAGGAATAGTTATGTACTACAGTTATAGGTAGATTTTTTTATGGTTCGGTTATGGAAATTGTGGGAATCGAGTATTAGGCATCTATTACTTAAACAATGTCATCAGCAAAACAACTCCTGATTTCTATGTATCTTGTTTCCAGGGATTGGCTGAGGCATTTTTAGACCATCTTTGGAAAAAACTGCATGATCCAAACAGTCCTTCAGTGATCAGGCAGACTGCTGGGAGTTACATTGGCAGCTTCTTGGCAAGAGCTAAATTTATTCCAGTTGTGTAAGTTGTTTTGATATATGAGCAGAATCAAACAATTCATGGTGATTGCTGAGGTTAAGTACAGAATTCACAGTATGCACACAGTGTTGGTCTTCTGTTCCCACTGCTTTGTGAGTAAGCCTGTATCAGTAGTATTGTTTGTCCTTTCTACAATACTGTTTCAGTATTGTCTTGAAGTTTCCAGGAAAGTTTTGCGTTTACAGGATGCAGACTAATGATTGCTGGGATTCATGACTTGCTGTTTAAGGCTTCCTTTACCAAGAAATGCTGAGCACGGGTAGGTTATGTTGACTTCAGGGAGAGTCATGGATACCTGGTATATCTGATGTTGAgaagcagatatttttaatgcCCTATGTTAGGCATTTTATGTAGGCTCTGAGACAGAGAAGTCAAGTGCTCAAGTATTTTGTTACAAATGGATTAAAATACTTAAGCAAATGGgtgaaaattttttcttttttatgtatacattctgtatttttatgctGTTCAAGGTGGGCTCAGTGACTTTAACGTTGACCTTAATTCGGTACTGGAATTACTTGTTGGATGTGGGAGGCATCTCTCTCTGTACTACCTGTAGCCCAGGATTCTAATTGTTTACTGTGTGTGTCACGTGCAACATGCGTTCATGGACTCTTCTGGTATCTTGTGCTTTCACTGACTGGGATTTTCAGTGCTGATACATTGATTTGTTTTATGCTGAGATAAAGGAGAAAGCTCGTAACAGAATCTCCTTTTTTACGATGAGATTTTCTTACTGATGTTTTTATAACCACTGAGATCCTTGAATACTTGTTTGacatcttttcttaaaccatATCAGGTGctatttttacactttttttccccccatccaTTATAGTACAGTAAAAGCATGCTTGGATCTTCTGGTGAACTGGATGCATAAATACATTGATAATCAGGATGCAGGGACTAACGCTTACTGTGATGTAGCTCTCCACGGGCCGTTTTATTCTGCGTGTCAGGCAGCGTTCTATACACTTATTTTTCGTCATAAGCAACTTTTGGATGGAAACTTAAGGAAGGGTGAGTGTGTTCGGTTTGAACAGCATTGTGATTCACTTGCAAGTTTTACTGTTGATGTGTTTTGTAATGGTCAATTCAGTCAAGTATCTGATGGCAAGTTTATGTTGTtgtgctttaaataaaatgagatgGCTTGTACGCCTGTCGGGCTACCAAGCTAAATAATCTTTTTTGCCCCCACTGTTGAAAACAATGCCGATAACTCCTCAACATTGATATCTGGCCCCACTTACCGAGCATGTTTGAATTCCAGCAGTATAAAACTAATGTGGGCTTCAATTAATAATCTTTCTTGATAACCTGTGCCTCTGTCAGTCCCTGTAACGGGTGTATAAGCGTAGTGTCTATATTAGAGGGATCCCTCAATTGTGGCAGGTTACCATTATTTAGAGTAGCTTTTCTGCCGCACAAGCTGTGGGCTAGATCTCTACTGTAGAAGAGCACCCTTGGATGTGCTTCTGTGGTGGTGTGCAGAGTGCAGGCTGGTCAGACTGGAAATTCCTAGAAATTAAGTTCAGCTTATATGATATGTAACCTGTATTTGTCAATTGTTCTTATTTTCAAGGTCTGTCCTATCTGCAGAGTTTAAATTTTGAGCGTGTTGTCATGTGTCAGCTAAACCCCCTGAAGATTTGTATACCCTCTGTTGTGAACTTGTTTGCTGCCATTACCAGGTACCTactcatttatttcagtttcagcttGATACAGatagttgtgtgtgtgtgtagaaaCAGCATGGTACTTAGAACATGGGTTTTGTTAGGCACAGCATTGAGTGACAATTCGTATAACACTGCCCGTATTCTGGTTGGGATAAGTTTATTTCTGGTTCAGTTTCAATGAAATCCTACAGTACTATAAAACTGATTGCCTTGGAGCCAATATGATTCTACTTGGAGTGAAGTTTATAGGAGTGCAGAGGAAGAGAATAGACTCCTTACCTTGTGACTATCTTGAAAATTAATATCAGCTGGAAAGTGGAAGGTAGATGTGatgtttgttaaaaaataacttcatattTTAATAGCATCTGGAATTCTTGCTTTCTGTGTGCTAGAAATGCTTATCTTtcctttattacatttttaaaggaaataccAGTTGGTGTTCTGCTACACAATTATTGAGAGGAACAACAGGCAGTTCATACCAGTTGTTCGGAGTGGCACTGGGGGTGACCTTGTGCAGACATGCACTAACCCACTTGACAGTTTCTTCCCCTTTGATCCCTACATGCTCAAAAGGTAGAGTTGAAAAATAATTGACTCGTTTCTGCCTTGTAGAAAATAATGAACTAAAACTAAGAAACTTCCAGTGCTTCTCCAGTTCACTTTCTTCCCTGATCTTTAGTACTTTTCATGTTGCATATTTTAACCAGAGAATGTCAAAGGTTTGAACTGAAATTTACCCCCACTGTGACATACAGCGATGAAGAAGGAACAGGACCCAGTTTCCTGGAAGGTCTAGTTAATATGTTTgtgacttttcttttgtttttccttgttttaagcAGTCTCTAAAATATCATAATGGAAAGCCTAATACATATTTTGTTGgagctgtggtggtggtggtgtgtcatttttttgttggtttgatttgggttttttgcacTTTAAGTGTATTGCTTCTTGATTGGAGACTTcagcttatttaaaatatcttgccTTTTGTAGATTATTTGcagcttttcaaaatgtctAGCACTATGATGCTTTAATCACTTTTTAATATTAGAGGGCAAcagtctggcttttttttttttctcaaaaaagaaaaaatccatctCCACAGAAGGGAGACCTTTCTTAGAAGTAGAAATTATTAAAGAAGCCATATAATATTCTCTTCTAAAAAGTCGGACAAATATTATGCGTATTTGCAAGCATAGTGTAACTCTTAAAAATACCAAGCTAGGAATTAGTAGACCTGACTGTATCAGAACTCCTCAAGCAAACAATTGTAATTTATACCCATCAGCAAAATGGAGTTATTTCTTTGTGGGATTAATTGGGTCTTATATAGGGATTAATTGAATAGTTTGTAAAACCCTACAGAGGGCTATCAAAATGCCAAGCATTTTATAttgtattattaaaatgaaatacatatgACTTCTACTGAATGCATTAACTcatgttgtgttttattttttctttcagatcaaAGAAGACTATTGATCCTTTTTATCAGTTTTGGGAAGAGCTGAGTGCTGAAGATCTTGAGAACCTGAAGAAACCCATTAAAAGGGTAATCTTTTCTGATCAAGATGCAGTTCAGCTTTTGCCAAATCTCTATCAGCTACTTCTAttgcagaattaattttttttagtagatATGAGTATACTCAACATTTATGAGAAACTGTGATTGAAATTGGGAAGCTTTAGGGATTGATCCCTCCTTGCTTTGAGAacacttttcccctcttctgcaGAGGAGTTAGCTTGGCAGCACAGGACCACAGTGAACCCTTATGAATGCTCTCAGAATATGGACATGCTGATGTCAGAGGGAAGTCCACTTTGAAGATACGGTCTAGCTCCCCTATATCATAATAAGAGTACATCTAATTCTCTTACCATCCCAACTAGTCATGACAATTGTAGTACAGCCCAAGTCCTGAATTATGTCCTTCTAAAGCTCCTAGCTAGTCTGTTTACCTTCTCGCAGAATGTCTGTCCTATGTCAGATTTTTGTTTGAGTTCTTCAAacattatgtttttctttccatactATGATAACACATAAAAAAACCTCGTGGTGTTGTATGTTTGTTAACTGGTAACTTTGGAAGCTTTCCCTATAGCATTTTGATTAGCAGATTTGATTATTGCaacatttcagaatttattttagaaatgccttttttggTATTGGCATTCATTACTTCTGGCAAAACTTAATAGAGAAGTGAAGTATCTTTCTGCTCTCACTGATCCTTTTAAATTTGTGCAGGGTACTTCtgaagatgaagatgatgacTTTTTGAAAGGGGAAACCCCTCAAAATGATGGTGTGGTTGGAATTGCTCCCAATTCTTATGAGTCAAATACCCGGAGCCCCGTGAGCAGCATTGGTTCCCCCCCGGACTGTTATGTGCTCTTCCCTCAATGACATGGAGAATCAGAAGTGAAAAGGTTGAAAATTGTGTGCAATTTTTTACTCTGTAAAGAGACTTTAGCTCAGCTTTCCAAACTGGCAAATGTTTAAGTAactacatttaagaaaaattattgtttCTTAATCATCAGATTTCTACAGATATGTTATGATAAAGTCATATGTTGCTAGAAAAGCCTAGAGAATAAATAGGGTGATATTTTACAAATTTCACATTGAAATGGTTTTTATGACttaacaataattttttaatagtttttccTGACTCTTAAACACTTTTGTTTACTAATGTTTCTTTACAAGGTTTTATATATCAGGGGTGAAATTCTGGTCTGTCTTCCTCCTGATTTGTGTGGGGACCAGAATTCCATTGTCGGTATTCAAAGTGTACTCTGACTGTTTCTGAGTTGGTTTCAAAGTAATGGTATGGTCTCACGGTAGGGAAGCCATGAATCAAGTctgacagtgatttttttgcAGACATCTCTTCAGCTTTCCCTGTCTGTAGAACAGTATTTGGTAAAGCCACACGACAGCGGAAAGTGTATTCAGATGATAAGCATTACTGCTCCTTAAATATGTAGCTGACACTCAACTTTCCCAGCTGTGGAAGTTCAGGCTTGTAAAAGTGAGGATTGTTGGAAGTGTTGAAAGTGACGGAGTAGCTGAATGTGTGATTTGTAGATAGTTTTCTTTGGGGTGCTTGTGAAGCACTCTGAGAcaggtatttattttcaggatttGGAGTTTATATGTGAATgctgaagagacaaaaaaaacccttccctcATAGAAAGAAAGCAATGGTGTCACTGGTGTCCTTGTCTTGTCCATGTGTCAGTGCTAGAGTTTCTCTGCATaggttttgtgtcttttttttcgTGATTGCTGGCTTTTTGATTTGAGTAAGAATATaaacagtgggaaaaaataaatgttattcgTGTAACACTTAGTTGAAAAATTTATGCATTTGGGACTAAACTCTAATAGCTGTGTGCAGCTCCATTCATTTGCCCTTCTTTAGATTCTGGACTTGGAGGCTTTCAAGacaacatttttattcagaGCCAATAAAGATGGATGCAACCAGTGCAAATCTTACACCTTTGAAAAACCACATCTCTGTATGTAGCTATGGATCTTGGTGTAGTCTGGCTTCTCAAAGTTAGGGTGTTTGTTCTGACAGACTGCAAAAATGAGTTTCAGGGGGTGATACTGCAAAATGCATCAGTGGATCTCCTTCATCATTGGGTAAATTGagactttgtttttaattttagtccTCTTTACTGTCTTTCCTGAGCAATAAACAATAGAtttccaactgaaataattGCATTCTCTCCTGGCATAGAAAAGAAACCTCACATCAACAGCAAGGAAAACGTCATTTGAAAGctgcctttttctgttctttctctgttaCGTCTTTAGCAACGCAGTCCGTCACTTCTTACAGAATAAGGCTGTGTAAAAACTTTCCAAGTTGTAATACAAGGTATGTGATTCGGGAACTTCCACATCTCATTAAAAGcgaaaaaagaaagatttaagtGACACAAAGCATAGCGTAAAGACATTGAACTGTCTGTACTGAAGTTGCACAGTTAACGTTTGTATACTAAAGGGACTTgcttaaaacagaaattcattTAGGAACTCTGCAGTGTTTCTGTGATCACTCTGATCTCTTCTGGGATAGACCTGGTTTGCTTAGTGTCCTTGCAGACAGGTGAGCTGGCAGGTGCTGGCGTTTTGCTAAAGAGACTTAGTTCTGTAAATACTAACAGTATTGAGGGGAATGCTGATTCAGAGGTGGATATTTTGCCTTACCTGTGAAATACACTATCTTTGGAAGGAAGTGTCTGCTATAACTGTTTACTTCTGTGAAAATTGGATTGGAAAGGTAGAGCTAGGGTTATGGGGTTGTTCTGTCTGTTGGTTGTGAACAGTCCCCGGTGCCCTGGCTGTCCCCTCTTACTGTTCATACGTGGAAAACTGGAGGAAACAACCCCTCGTCTTTAAGGAAGGACTGTCGTCTTTGGGATTGGAAATTCAGTTTTATGGCTGCTGGGGGGAGGATGGGGGCGTGGGTTTATTTGTAAGTTTGGGAGTTTATCGTGGTTATTTCCGAAACTATTTTTTATAACATTTGCGGATAATCCCGCAGTCGCAGGAGGGGTTTTGCGCAGCGTTAACGTGTTAAAATCGTTAGGCGGGTGCATGACCGGGCATGTTCCCTGTCAGTGCCTCGgccgctgcggggccggggagggccCGGGCCCAGAccccgcccggccgcccgccccccgcagAGCCCGCCCGGGCCGGGCCCTCCCGCCGAGCCCCGGCTGCCGCGGGCGgtgccgccgctccccgcccgcctcccgccgccgcggctTCCCAGCGCCCCGCgcggccctgcccggccctCGGGAGGAAgcccggagccgccgccgcgggccTGGGCGCACCCCGAGATGCCGCTACTGATTAACGGTGAGCGGATCGACCTGGCCCGGCCCACGGGGGACATGATCCGCGCCTACCCGCACCTCGAGGtgaggaggcggcggcgcaAAGGGGCCCGGCGGGGGTCCCGCCCTGCCCGGCGGCGCCGTGCGGAGgagccgcggggcggggggtgcccgGGAGAAAACCCGCCGCCTCGGCCGGGCGACACGGGCGGCGGGGCTGAGGCGACGCCCGCGCTGAGGCGGCCCGGGCAGGGGCGGCCCCGGGCTGAGGGAGCCCGGCCTGGGGCGGCCCGGCGGGGGGGAGCGCGGCTCGGCACCGCCGCATTCGCCGCGCTGTGACACCGAAAAGACGCGAATTGATTGAGAACCGGTAAAATAGTGTCCCCGGGGGGTCAGCGGTAAATGCTCTGAGGCGGAGGGCGGCGGGCGGGTGTGGGCGCGGCGCGGGCGGGTGGGCGCctcggccgggccgggccgccccaTGACAAAAACTGGTGATAAAAGTCAAGACAGTAACTTGCAGGACGGTACTAACCTCAGTGTCGGTATGTAAGTGATGTAATCCTGACGGCGGGCCGtgagccaggagctgctgagcgGAGCTGGTTGGGAAGGCGTTTCTCATCGGAAAATGCTTCGTTGTAGAAACTGAGTTTTTGCAGAAAACCAGAGCAAATTTGATAAAACTGTGAAGTGTTTTTTGAGCCCCAGGATGGAAATTCATCGCCTACCCAGCAGGTCTGTGACAGAGCACTGCAGTGCTCACAGCCCAGGGAGCTGGGTTTTCCATGCACTAAGCAAGCTGATAAATAGCGATATTGTGATAAGTACTAAATAAATATGCTGGATTGTGGCAGTAGAAGATGGAaacttttatatttcaaaagttTCCTGTCGTGATTAAACTTCCAAGATCAGCTGTGGTATTGTCTAATGTAATCTTTGCCAAGTGCTATTGCTTTTTGTTGTACCTACATATTATCATCTATAAAGCAGGGAAAGGGGGTTTGTGTGTTTAAGGAATGATAGGATTTAACAATAGGTCAGTGTCAGGAAAGTGAAAAATTCTTGAAGTTCAGAATGTTCCATAATACAGAATATGTGTGTTTCTCTCTGACCTGGctccctttgcttttcagaggtGATGTTTCTATCAAGTAATGGATACACCTGAGAATTCAGCCACTGTAGTCTCTATTATCATTTATCTttaggaaaaagcaaaacttctaAGAAGTCAGCCCGCTCAAATTGTGGAACCCAAAGGTCTTCTGTATGTCCAGCAAAGAGAATTTGCGGTGACTACCCCTGAAGACGGTAGGTAggaacacaaacattttttcttctgctgaagcaATGATTGTAAGAGTAGAGTTCTTAcaacatttctctcttttaaaatagGTTCTGTTTCCATTCTTGGGTCAGATGATGCGACTACCTGCCACATAGTTGTGCTCCGACACACAGGTATCTTTAAAGGATGTTAAGAACAAAACCTGTAGCTCTGAAGTAATGAGTTAGTATTGGTTTATGctgctttaataaaataaactgcaatTATGTTTATATAAACTTGAATCTCAAAAAGTCACATGGTGTATTAACTGAATGACTGGTTCAAAGAGTTGGTGTGTTTAGTGTCAGAGGTTCCATGTTGCTCAGTGAGCAGATCCTAAACTTGATCTGCTCCGGTGGCCGATGCAGACCTTGGCTGTGTCCAGCAGTTTGGGCCTGCAGGGTTTGGTAATAACAGAGGTAGAATTTGTGGAAGGATCCTCGCTACATGCCTGGATTTGTGACGTTAGAGATGTTTCCTGGTCCTGGTTGTGAGGGCACTTGTACCCTTTGCGTGAGTTCTGGTGATTTTATAATGGGGCACGCAAAGAGGTTATTGCCTCCTTCAGTCAGCCCAGATCttctgctggaggctgctgtcgggagaggaaggaagaaggtggTGGCTGTAGCTCTTACACTGCTATGGTAGTGTAAACTGTTACTGATTTCACTTACAGTAGCATAACGGCCTCCAGCAATGTCATTAActgtcttctgtcttcttcAGGCAGTGGGGCTACCTGCTTGACACACTGTGATGGATCGGACACAGAAGCTGAGGTGTCACTCATCATGAGTTCAGTAAAATCTTTCTCTAACACCACTGGACATGGAAGGTCAGCTCTGCTCTTATTTCTTGTATACTGTTTTTCATAAAGGTTATGGCAGTTGGTAAGGTGGGGAATTTTTGTGTGATTATATGGGGTTCAGACAAGGTAATTGTGCAGTAAATATCTTTTGTTCAGGAACCACATGTGAAGTGAAAACTATTTCCTTGATGATTTTGAGGGTATTTTTAGCAGTGGTTTAAAGCATGGTTCTGTTCTGAATAGTGTCTCTGTAAAAATGCTGTTGTGAGGTTTTGTGCTTACAGTTTCCCAGTAACTTTTGTTTCAGATGTGCAGAATTTTCTGAACGACtgtttttggttttatgttctgtttttccttccagacTGTTGGTCTTGTAAATTCCTTTGGGGATCTGAGAATCTATCTGGGATTTTTCGAAGtcccacattaaaaaaaaaaaaacaaaataggagTGGGGGGAGgacagtgggggaaaaaagctctgAAACGGAATTTAGCAAACAAGGTTCTTCCTGAATGTGGAGGGTTTTGCCCCTGTAGTTTGGTAAGAACAAAAGCTCAGTGAACTTAGAAGATATGGGCTCTAAAAGCTCATGATTTGTCAGGGCTTGTCTTTGCATAGACACTTACCGGAGAAGAACCCTGCTGTATGGTCCAGAGTCACAGGAGCAAAAATCTTCATGAGTAATTAACCCTTTCTTGGGAACTGAGGAGTGGTTACTAAGTTCCCTCCAAACCAGAGGTGCTGACCGTTGGAGATACCACCCGGTTAGCCTGAACTGGGTGCATGTAATGCCTCTTAGTTTTTGATTTGTGCTGTTGCCTGGATGATCCCTGCAGTGTTCAGAATGGAGTTACCATAACTCGCTGTGTAACGCAAACCAGCTGGGCGCATGTGGCTGTAACGAGTGAGGCTTCTCTAATGATTGCTTTGCAGTCTGGGCTGGGGGTTATTTTGTAAAGCCATTCACTTTGGGATGtctttttaacttctgtttcctGTTATTCCATCTCTGTTAGGCTGGAAGTGCACCTAGTTGGAGGTTTCAATGATGATAGGCAGTTATCACAAAAACTTACTAATCAGCTTCTTAGTAAGTTCACGTTTTTTCCACTCTcatgtccaaaaaaaaatagttctgacTGGATTTGGGTAAAGTTTGTTTGTAATCTGAGCCCCCTGTCATTTAATGGAAAGAAATCCGGGTTTGTTTTGAAGGGTGTTTTCTCTACCTGAGAACTCGGTGCGGAGAGGGGCTGGGCTTCAGAGGCTGGTGGGTGGTCAGCGTGTGGGATGGAGAGCCTCAACGTGCAATTTCCTCCTGCCTTATATTCTAGCGTGTAGAACTGGAGTGCAGTTCAGATGGGCTTgattcctggctctgctgccgATACGCTACGTGATCTTGGGCAAGTGTAGTCACTGTCTAAATCTATAGATGTGGGTGACCTCATTAGTCACTATTCATTTCATCCCTTAATGTGATGAGGAAAATTTAATTACTGTTTGGAATTGTCTTATTAAAGATGTTATGTCTGTTTATAAAATCTATAGTCCAGAGAGGTGATTGTGGTGCTCTACAAACAAATTGGAAATGTAAAGTACCTGCTTAGGCCCTGTAAGTGCTCTGGCTTGTGCTGAGCACTTTTGGACTGTGGAGAGGCCTCGGCCCCactggcaggggaaggggcagggaggggggcagaCGGCAGGGTTGGAGGGAGTTGGCCCAGGGGgataaacaaaaaggaaaacgGAGCCATCAAAGGTCCTGGGATGCGCCCTTGTGGCCATGGCACCCGGTGATTCCCGTTAGCCATGCTCTGTGTCCTATGAGAGTTCTGTACAGAGTCAAGTGTTTcggttaatttatttttttcaacctTCTGATTTTCATGCATCAAGTCACAATTTGAAACAATAACGCTGTATTGCTATTAGATGCGGCGGGCGGGTCTTCCACAATTagaactttgaaaaaaagaggtttttttttttctggtgtgtgCAATGGTGAAAAGCATAATGAATATAGAGCTAATGAAGGACTGGGATTGCTCACTATATATGTAACATTTTAGGAAAATCTATTTGAATATAAGCTGTTAAATGTATAGTGAACTAAAGC
This window encodes:
- the RRN3 gene encoding RNA polymerase I-specific transcription initiation factor RRN3, with amino-acid sequence MLGGDEFISSPPRKTVRFGGTLTDILLKYEKGETTDFELLKHQLSDPDIKDAQIINWLHEFRASVVYLTKELEQLVSILLKLPWLRRSREVVEEYLGFLGNLVSAQTVHLRPCLRMIVSQFVPPRITIREDDVDISDSDDDDENLSENFNTCHRALQTVARYVPSTPQFLMPILVENFPFINKSERTLECYVHNLLQVTVYLPTLRLQILELIIEKLLKLDVSTPQQDIEDAEETANNSDSVEKSTEEGLFDMEEDEERKGNKVVPSSSERMAHPLAERLDILMTILFSYIKDVCHVDGKLDINNTKDLYRDLVSVFDKLILPTHASCHVQYFMFYICSFKLGLAEAFLDHLWKKLHDPNSPSVIRQTAGSYIGSFLARAKFIPVVTVKACLDLLVNWMHKYIDNQDAGTNAYCDVALHGPFYSACQAAFYTLIFRHKQLLDGNLRKGLSYLQSLNFERVVMCQLNPLKICIPSVVNLFAAITRKYQLVFCYTIIERNNRQFIPVVRSGTGGDLVQTCTNPLDSFFPFDPYMLKRSKKTIDPFYQFWEELSAEDLENLKKPIKRGTSEDEDDDFLKGETPQNDGVVGIAPNSYESNTRSPVSSIGSPPDCYVLFPQ
- the NTAN1 gene encoding protein N-terminal asparagine amidohydrolase isoform X3, whose amino-acid sequence is MPLLINGERIDLARPTGDMIRAYPHLEEKAKLLRSQPAQIVEPKGLLYVQQREFAVTTPEDGSVSILGSDDATTCHIVVLRHTGSGATCLTHCDGSDTEAEVSLIMSSVKSFSNTTGHGRLEVHLVGGFNDDRQLSQKLTNQLLRAFDLQPDDVHLVTFCVTELNDREEKDIHFPIIYGIAVNVKTAEIFPATFPEKGPDEDLRSAHILTGATEQNHCERWKSRGKGQQWRSDTSARVSLVLDARLFHVQF